The Acidobacteriota bacterium nucleotide sequence TTCACGTTTGGCGGTGAAGGAGATGTGCTTGCCGTCGGGCGTGAAAGCCACGTTGTCGGCGCCCGCCTCGTCGGTGACGAAGGGCCGCCGGCTGTCATCCCAGCGGTCGATGACCCACAGTTGGCGCAAGGCCGGTCCGTTCTCGTCCTGGAACGGGTTGCGGGGTGCCGAGAGGACGTAGGCGATGTAGCGTCCGTCGGGCGAGATGAGGGTGTCGGAGACGGACTGCAGGCGGGCTATGTCGTAGGCTGTCAGTCCGCCGTTGGCGGCGGCCAGGGCGGTCGTCCAAGCCAGCGCCAAGACCAGCAGGGCCGTCAAAAAACGTTGGTTCGATAAGAAGCGATACATGTACCGTCCCTCCCTTTGATAATGCACTCCGCGGCGGGTACGCGGATGGTTGAGATTCAATCCCTTTTATTCTAGCGGTTTGAGAGCAACTGTCCCAGCGTTTGGGGGTCGACGTTCCCTCCGCACAGGACGCAGGCTACACGCGATCCCGGCGCGATCTCGACCTGCCGCGTGAGGATGGGGACCAGGGCGGCGGCGGCCGAAGCCTCGGGGACCACTTTGAGGCGCTCCAGGATCAGCGCCATGGCCTGGACGGTGTCTTCGTCCTCCACCAGCAGCACCTGCTCCACGTGGCGGCGGACCACTTCGAAGGTGTGCTCTCCGGCGAAGGGCGCCGCCAACCCGTCGCAGATGGTGTCGACGCTCTCCAGGCGGGCCGGAGACCCCTGGGCCAGGCTGTCGGTCATGGCCGGGGCGCCGCGCGGCTCGATTCCGATGATGCGGACCTCGGGACGGCGCCCCTTGAGGGCGGCGGCGATGCCGGAGATGAGTCCGCCCCCGCCGATGGTGACCAGCGCCACGTCGATTTCGGGCGCGTCCTCCAGCATCTCCAGGGCCAGGGTGCCCTGCCCGGCCATCACCAGGGGATCGTCGAAAGGGTGGACGAAGGTCAAGCCGCGCTCTTGCTGTAAACGCGCCACCTCGTCCATCAGCGGACCCTCGGTCAGGACCACCTCGCCTCCGTAAGAGCGGGTGGCCGCCACCTTGCCCGCCTTGCTCCAGGAGGGCATGACGATAGTGGCTTCGATGCCCTGCAGGCGGGCGCCGAAGGACAGGGCCTGGGCGTGGTTGCCGGAGGACATCGAAACCACCCCGCGACGCTTGTCCTCTAGGCTGAGGCTGGAGAGCTTGTTGAGCACGCCCCGCACCTTGAAGGACCCGGTCTTCTGAAACATCTCCAGCTTGAAGTGCAGGTCGAGGCCGGTCTCTTCGCTCAAAGATGCCGAGCGGACGGTGGGCGTCCGATGCAGCTTGCCCTCGATGACCCGGGCCGCCTTCTCCACGTCAGCCAGTGTGATCATAACCAGAAGCCTAGCATTGACGGGACACGGCGGCACCATCGCGCCGGGGACTACTTGAAGACTATGGCGTCGGAGACAGGGCGTTCCTGGCCGAAGTCGGAGGGGCTGTTGAGGACCTTTCCGCGGTAGACGAAGGTGGTGGAGCCGCCGCCGTCCAGGTTGAGGGCGTCTCGGCAGCCCAGTTCTTTCATGAGCGCGCCCAGCTCGGGAAGGGTCAGTCCCACGCTCAATTCAGCCTGGCGCCCGTCCACGGCCACCACCACCCATTGGCCCTGCCCGCCGAATCCCACTGCGGTGCGGGGATGCTTGTTGGTGATGAAGGTCTCGATGGTTTCTTCGGCGGAGAAGTCTTCCACCAGGCGTCCGTTGCGCAGCACCACCCCGGCGCCGCCCACGATGAAATCCATGGAGGCCCACTGCTGATCCGCCTCCTCCTCTCCCTCTTTCAAGGCCGCCGTGGCCCCCTGAGGACGGAAAGCGTAGCTGACCCCGGCCTGGTCGCCTTCCGCCAACTCAACGGCCTGGGCCTGCCTTCCGGCTGAAAGCACGTAGCCGTCTGGCGGGACAGCGAGATCGTTGCCTCCCAACGCCTTGACGCGTCCCTGCCAGAGAGCCCACTCGCGGCCTCCCGGATCGGTCAAGGTGCTGCGGTGATAGGCCCAGGTGTAGAGGATGAGTTGGCTGTTTCCCCGCGCGCGGTTGATGCCGTCGAGGCTGATGGCGCCCGAGGACGTCTGCAGCGTCCACGACATGAGCAGGCGTCCTATCAGGGCCTGGCCGTCCCGGGTCCATCCCAGGGCTCCGCGCGGCCTGGAGGGAGAGGCGTAGAAGCCGTCTTCGATCTTGAGGACGCCCGTGGACAGGCCGTCGTAGCGTCCGCCGATGGTGAAGAAGCCGGCGTTGACTGCCGCCCGCGCCCCGCTGCGGCGGGCCATTGAAGAAACGGTCTCGCGACCCAGGCCGTCGTTGAGGGCTCTGACCAGTTCGATCTCGGCCCGCTCGGGATCGACCCGCAGCACGTGGATGGAAAGGGGACCCTCCCGTTGCAGGTGGCGATACTCGATCCCGCGCCCCTGCCCGCTGGACGGGGCCGCTAACAGCGCGGTCAGAAGTGCCGCCCAACAAAGCTTCGCCAAGCAGGGCCGTGGTCGTGTCGGTCTCAGGGGACGATTGCCGGGTTCAAGCATGTGATATAGGATAGGCCAGCCGCGGAAAAATGGCCATCATGAGCGAGCGCGTGAGCCTTCAAGACCAGGAAAAGAAAGCTGCGGCCGAGGCGGCGTTGAGCTACGTCCGCGAGGGGATGTCGCTGGGATTGGGTACCGGCAGCACGGCCGCCTTTGCCGTCCGCGGACTGGGACGCATGGTGAGGGACGGCCTGAAGATCCGCGCCGTGCCCACCTCCCGCCAGACCCGTTCGCTGGCCCGAGCCGAGGGAATTCCGCTGACCACCTTGCAGGACTGCCCCCGGCTTGACCTGACCATCGACGGGGCCGACGAGGCCGACCGCCGTTGCCGCCTCGTCAAGGGCGGCGGCGGAGCCCTCCTGCGCGAGAAGATCGTGGCTTCGGCCTCGCGGCGGATGCTGGCCATCGTCGATTCCAGCAAGCTGGTGGAGTACCTGGGCGCCTTCCCGCTGCCCGTCGAGGTGGTGCCCTTCGCCTGGCCGGTGGTGCTGCCGCGCCTGGCGGCTTTGGGATGCAGTCCGGTACTGCGCCGCCGCGGCGATGAGCCCTTTGTGACCGACGAGGGCAACTACATTATCGATTGTCCTTTCAAGACTCTCGACGATCCCAGCGGCCTGGCCGCGGAAATCAGTCCCCTGGCCGGGGTGGTCGAGCACGGGCTCTTCATCGGTCTGTGCCATGAAGTCATCGTGGCCCGCGGCAGCAGCACCGAGACCATTTCCTGCGGGCCGGGGAATGAGCCGTGAAAAGAAGCCTTCTCTCGATGACCCTGACGGCGGCGATGCTGTTGCCGTCCTGCGCCATCACCAATCATCGCCCGACTCCGCCGCCCGCGTCCCAGGCGCCTGCCAGCTTCACCATCCTGGCCGTCAACGACGTCTACCGCATCAACGGCGTGGCCGACAGCGAGGGACGAGGACAAATCGGCGGACTGGCCCGCCTGCGCACGCTCAGACGCTCGCTGGAGGCTGAGGACCCGGGCCTGCTGGTCCTCCATGCCGGAGATTTGCTGACGCCCTCCTTGCTCAGCCTCATGTATGAGGGCCGGCAGATGGTGGACGTGCTCAATCGTCTGGACGGCGATCCTCAGGCCTTCGATCCGCGCCTCTTCGTGACTTTCGGCAATCACGAGTTCGACATTCGGGACGCCTCCGAACTGGACCGCCGCATCGATGAATCGCAGTTCCGGTGGCTGGGTACCGACCTCACTTTCAGCAGCCAAAACGGCCAGCCGGTGGTGGACGGCGATAACTTGTTGCGCACCCTGATCGTCGAGTCCAACGGCCTGCGTATCGGACTCTTCAGCCTTTCCATCGACATGAACGATCCCCACTACGTGCAGTTCGCCGACCCTCTGGAGACGGCCCGGCAGGCCACCGCCGAGTTGAGGCAGCAGGGAGCGGAAGTGGTGGTGGCGTTGACCCATCTGCGTCTCTCTCAAGACATCGAGATCTTGCAGGCATTGGGCGATCAGGGCCCTGACCTGCACATCGGCGGACACGAGCACAGCCAGCAGCACGAGATGGTCAACGGCCGCTACGTTCTCAAAGCCGACGCCGACGCCGTCTCGGCCACCGTGGTCAAGGTGACTCCCCGGCCTGACGGTCCGCCTCGAGTAGACTTTCGCTATGAGGACTTGGGGCCGGCTGATCCGTCCCCAGACCCGCAGGTGCAGGAACGGGT carries:
- a CDS encoding threonine/serine dehydratase; the protein is MITLADVEKAARVIEGKLHRTPTVRSASLSEETGLDLHFKLEMFQKTGSFKVRGVLNKLSSLSLEDKRRGVVSMSSGNHAQALSFGARLQGIEATIVMPSWSKAGKVAATRSYGGEVVLTEGPLMDEVARLQQERGLTFVHPFDDPLVMAGQGTLALEMLEDAPEIDVALVTIGGGGLISGIAAALKGRRPEVRIIGIEPRGAPAMTDSLAQGSPARLESVDTICDGLAAPFAGEHTFEVVRRHVEQVLLVEDEDTVQAMALILERLKVVPEASAAAALVPILTRQVEIAPGSRVACVLCGGNVDPQTLGQLLSNR
- a CDS encoding phosphodiester glycosidase family protein; this translates as MAKLCWAALLTALLAAPSSGQGRGIEYRHLQREGPLSIHVLRVDPERAEIELVRALNDGLGRETVSSMARRSGARAAVNAGFFTIGGRYDGLSTGVLKIEDGFYASPSRPRGALGWTRDGQALIGRLLMSWTLQTSSGAISLDGINRARGNSQLILYTWAYHRSTLTDPGGREWALWQGRVKALGGNDLAVPPDGYVLSAGRQAQAVELAEGDQAGVSYAFRPQGATAALKEGEEEADQQWASMDFIVGGAGVVLRNGRLVEDFSAEETIETFITNKHPRTAVGFGGQGQWVVVAVDGRQAELSVGLTLPELGALMKELGCRDALNLDGGGSTTFVYRGKVLNSPSDFGQERPVSDAIVFK
- the rpiA gene encoding ribose-5-phosphate isomerase RpiA, with the protein product MSERVSLQDQEKKAAAEAALSYVREGMSLGLGTGSTAAFAVRGLGRMVRDGLKIRAVPTSRQTRSLARAEGIPLTTLQDCPRLDLTIDGADEADRRCRLVKGGGGALLREKIVASASRRMLAIVDSSKLVEYLGAFPLPVEVVPFAWPVVLPRLAALGCSPVLRRRGDEPFVTDEGNYIIDCPFKTLDDPSGLAAEISPLAGVVEHGLFIGLCHEVIVARGSSTETISCGPGNEP
- a CDS encoding bifunctional metallophosphatase/5'-nucleotidase; its protein translation is MKRSLLSMTLTAAMLLPSCAITNHRPTPPPASQAPASFTILAVNDVYRINGVADSEGRGQIGGLARLRTLRRSLEAEDPGLLVLHAGDLLTPSLLSLMYEGRQMVDVLNRLDGDPQAFDPRLFVTFGNHEFDIRDASELDRRIDESQFRWLGTDLTFSSQNGQPVVDGDNLLRTLIVESNGLRIGLFSLSIDMNDPHYVQFADPLETARQATAELRQQGAEVVVALTHLRLSQDIEILQALGDQGPDLHIGGHEHSQQHEMVNGRYVLKADADAVSATVVKVTPRPDGPPRVDFRYEDLGPADPSPDPQVQERVDWWLAKHAREFCAGQQPPEPPDCLDEKLGVAGVTLVAEETMIRRYETNFGNWVADLMKAQYPRAQVAVVGSGTLRMNQDIPKGGDFTRRDLEALLPFPTRVRLLKITGADLQKAVSHSVETWTGNGWWLQVSGIAFRHDPKEERAYDLTLLTDKGPRPVQPEEEIWLAANDYIAGGRDGYAMLGPQAEVPGAPSPNLEDLIKQALAAAGPEGIKPQKEGRICNTQEADQPCLAVVR